In the Arcobacter arenosus genome, one interval contains:
- a CDS encoding ABC transporter substrate-binding protein, with amino-acid sequence MKKILISIFIIFAFLIYFFNEQKYYNNNIVLGASLPKTGIMKDWGHNVEIGTNAYFKYVNEKGILPNNKKISLISLDDKYEPNLTIENTNKLLERKDLFAFYGYVGTPTVKKILPIIENNSIPFIAPFTGASFLRDKNKQNIVNFRASYYEEIDKIIEYLNTKKKIKKFAVFYQNDDYGEEGFVSTIKSLRSRDLALNGEGMYKRNTLSIKHAFSEIRDSKPEAIIMVGAYQANALFIKKAKMDPVLKDSIFCIISFGDASAIVKELNYETQNIIFSQVVPSFDNYRIEIIREYKYMMRRYYPKESLGFISLEAFLVAKSVVESIKNIKGPLSKNAFLKEWNRLPKEILRGIKLEHKKDQLSNKVYLFKYEESTFKEINKDD; translated from the coding sequence TTGAAAAAAATTTTAATTTCAATTTTTATTATTTTTGCCTTTCTGATTTATTTTTTCAATGAACAAAAATATTACAATAACAATATAGTACTTGGGGCTTCTTTACCTAAAACTGGTATTATGAAAGACTGGGGCCATAACGTAGAGATTGGTACAAACGCTTACTTTAAATATGTTAATGAAAAAGGTATTTTACCAAATAATAAAAAAATATCTTTAATTTCATTAGATGATAAATATGAACCAAATCTAACAATTGAGAATACAAATAAACTATTAGAGAGAAAAGATTTATTTGCATTTTATGGTTATGTTGGCACTCCAACAGTAAAAAAAATATTACCTATTATAGAAAACAATTCTATACCATTTATAGCTCCTTTTACTGGTGCTTCTTTTTTAAGGGATAAGAATAAACAAAACATTGTAAACTTTAGAGCCTCTTATTATGAAGAGATTGATAAAATAATTGAGTATCTAAACACTAAAAAAAAGATAAAAAAATTTGCTGTTTTTTATCAAAATGATGATTATGGTGAAGAGGGATTTGTTTCAACTATAAAATCTCTTAGAAGTAGAGATTTGGCTTTAAATGGTGAGGGTATGTATAAAAGAAATACCTTATCTATAAAACATGCTTTTAGTGAAATTAGAGATTCAAAACCGGAAGCTATTATTATGGTTGGAGCTTATCAAGCAAATGCATTGTTTATAAAAAAAGCAAAAATGGACCCTGTATTAAAAGATTCAATTTTTTGTATTATTTCATTTGGTGATGCTAGTGCGATTGTAAAAGAACTAAACTATGAAACACAGAATATAATCTTCTCTCAAGTAGTTCCTAGTTTTGATAACTATAGAATTGAAATAATTAGAGAATATAAATATATGATGAGAAGATATTATCCTAAAGAATCATTAGGCTTTATCTCACTAGAAGCCTTCCTTGTTGCAAAAAGTGTTGTTGAATCAATTAAGAATATAAAAGGTCCTTTAAGTAAAAATGCTTTCTTAAAAGAATGGAATAGACTTCCTAAAGAGATATTAAGAGGTATTAAACTTGAACATAAAAAAGATCAACTATCAAATAAAGTCTATTTATTTAAATATGAAGAATCAACCTTTAAAGAGATAAATAAAGATGATTAA
- a CDS encoding response regulator → MTKERNLNILSTFNILYLEDDKSLLTHTKDILDDFVANVYAVNTSKEALEVLESKKVDVIISDILLENENGIDFLRDIKQKDVNIPIILTTAHTDTKYLLDAIKLKVENYIVKPINIKELLNTLHDILFPIVQSHEMQKNINVIKTISAVTDSKQVEVIKCIISNLDSNDELVTSYSDIMDKISISKPTLIKLFKELAEKKILTKVAHKTYKFNEDSLDLI, encoded by the coding sequence ATGACTAAAGAAAGAAACCTCAATATCTTGTCAACATTCAATATACTGTATTTAGAAGATGATAAATCTCTTTTAACACATACGAAAGATATTTTAGATGATTTTGTTGCAAATGTTTATGCAGTAAATACATCAAAAGAAGCACTTGAAGTTTTAGAAAGTAAAAAAGTTGATGTTATAATTTCAGATATTTTATTAGAAAATGAAAACGGAATTGACTTTTTAAGAGATATAAAACAAAAAGATGTAAATATACCAATTATATTAACAACCGCCCATACAGATACAAAATACCTTTTAGACGCTATAAAATTAAAAGTTGAAAATTATATTGTAAAACCAATAAATATAAAAGAGTTACTAAATACCTTACATGATATTTTATTTCCAATTGTACAATCTCACGAAATGCAAAAAAATATTAATGTAATCAAGACAATATCGGCAGTTACAGATAGTAAACAAGTTGAAGTTATAAAATGTATTATTTCAAATTTAGACAGTAATGATGAACTTGTAACCTCATATTCAGATATTATGGATAAAATTTCCATCTCTAAACCTACGTTAATTAAACTATTTAAAGAATTAGCAGAAAAAAAGATTTTGACAAAGGTTGCCCACAAAACATATAAATTTAATGAAGACTCATTAGATTTAATTTAA
- a CDS encoding ATP-binding protein, translating into MIKKLLHYFDNLSFSYKSSVLLFIITGGMISIIALSQISVYSMKNDFDTLFEKRTKPIIELENIKDIYKINIYDTFYEIQQKNITIDQAKDIISLAQQLINKSWKNYKNATIDKKYEKSFITNFINDFFEINKEEDNEKILQSNLILNINEKISDLHKDINKIVQLLQRNNFVEAIFFIDKLYFEINSVNVYITNLTNYDLNLAVTEKRETQKTFNLLTTILIYSIVSVFLFSVILSVLLINNFRKLHFNLEDAVSEKTKELQELNDYLEIKIKKEVANSRKKDLIMFQQSKLASLGEMLGNIAHQWRQPLGSLMMIIQSFQTKMEFGKLSFEFVEQKTKDAVLLAENMSNTLDDFQNFFSPNKAKVKFSVKDCVLHAADLSKYILEKENIKLNIIIMNDLNIYGYYNELSHVVLNMISNSKDALKNLDKERAIKIVVKEYRQKARILIYDNGGGVEEKILPHIFEPYYTTKYKSAGTGIGLYMSKQIIEKHMNGNIKCKNVYNKINSENLEYGALFIVDIPLDNKNEGQSDD; encoded by the coding sequence ATGATTAAAAAACTACTACACTATTTTGACAATTTATCATTTAGTTATAAAAGTTCTGTTCTTTTATTTATTATCACAGGTGGTATGATTTCTATTATTGCATTATCTCAGATATCAGTTTATTCAATGAAAAATGATTTTGACACTCTATTTGAAAAAAGAACAAAACCTATCATTGAATTAGAGAATATAAAAGATATATATAAAATCAATATCTATGATACCTTTTATGAAATTCAACAAAAAAACATTACCATAGACCAAGCAAAAGATATTATCTCATTAGCACAACAACTTATTAATAAAAGTTGGAAAAACTATAAAAATGCTACTATTGATAAAAAATATGAGAAATCTTTTATTACAAATTTTATTAATGATTTTTTTGAGATTAATAAAGAAGAGGATAATGAAAAGATTTTACAAAGTAATTTAATTTTGAATATAAATGAGAAAATCTCAGATTTACATAAAGATATCAATAAAATAGTTCAACTTCTTCAAAGGAATAACTTTGTTGAGGCTATATTTTTTATTGATAAACTCTATTTTGAAATAAATTCAGTAAATGTGTATATTACAAACCTTACAAACTATGATTTAAATCTTGCTGTAACAGAAAAAAGGGAAACTCAAAAAACCTTTAATCTTTTAACCACTATTTTAATCTACTCTATTGTTTCAGTATTTTTATTTTCAGTAATTTTATCAGTTTTACTAATCAATAACTTTAGAAAATTACACTTTAATCTTGAAGATGCAGTAAGTGAAAAGACAAAAGAGTTACAAGAACTAAATGATTACCTTGAAATTAAAATAAAAAAAGAAGTTGCAAACTCTAGGAAAAAAGATTTAATTATGTTCCAACAATCAAAACTAGCAAGTTTAGGTGAAATGTTGGGAAATATTGCTCACCAATGGAGACAACCATTGGGTTCTTTAATGATGATTATTCAATCATTTCAAACAAAAATGGAATTTGGAAAACTCTCTTTTGAGTTTGTTGAACAAAAAACTAAAGATGCAGTATTACTAGCAGAAAATATGTCAAATACCCTAGATGATTTTCAAAATTTCTTTAGTCCAAACAAGGCTAAAGTAAAATTTTCAGTAAAAGATTGTGTTTTACATGCAGCTGATTTATCTAAATATATACTAGAAAAAGAGAATATCAAACTAAATATTATCATTATGAATGATTTAAATATTTATGGATACTATAATGAATTATCCCATGTAGTTTTAAATATGATTTCAAATTCTAAAGATGCCTTAAAAAATTTAGATAAAGAAAGAGCTATAAAAATTGTGGTTAAAGAGTATAGGCAAAAAGCTAGAATTCTTATATATGACAATGGTGGTGGAGTAGAAGAAAAAATCCTTCCACACATCTTTGAACCATACTATACAACCAAATATAAAAGTGCTGGAACAGGTATTGGACTTTATATGTCTAAACAAATTATTGAAAAGCATATGAATGGTAATATAAAATGTAAGAATGTTTACAATAAAATAAATAGTGAAAACCTAGAATATGGAGCACTTTTTATTGTGGACATTCCATTAGATAATAAAAATGAAGGACAAAGTGATGACTAA